A window of Variovorax sp. HW608 genomic DNA:
TGGCCGAAGATCTGATTCTTGACGCTCACTCCGTTGGCGATTTCGCGTACCTCCAGGACGCCCCTGCTGACCAGCGTAGAGCCGGCGACCTGTGCGTGAGCCGTTGCTGCGGCGACTATGAGGACAAGTACCCCCAGCGCCGCCCTGTGGGTTTTCCCATGTCTCTTCTCCTGATTCAAGTGGGTGGGATTGGAATTTGCACTTTGTGGGCGGGTCGCCCGAGTCGCCCGGCCCCCGCTTACCGCGGTTTGTCTGGGTCGCTTGACCGATGCAGAGAGCGTAGGTGGTATCTCCGATGAAGTCGCAAACGAACGGTCTGATCGGGGATCGTCCCTACGATGACCGCGCAGATCCGCGCTCATCAACGCCGCCTGCAAAGATTTCCTCGTCACCCATGTGAAGCAAGGCAAGCGGCGCAAGGACCGCTATGCCATGCCCAACAAACACGCCACCAATCTGTCGATCGAACGAGGTCTAGTCAACCCGATCTGCGCCGTGTGGAACAGCAGCCGAGTTGAGCCAACCGCACCTGCCTCGATGCGGCGTCCATCCACACCCGCTTCATAGCGTTGGCAGCACCACCTTCACCGCCTCAACCACTTCCACCTCCGTCTCCCGCTTGCTCTGCAACAACTCCCAAACTCGCGCATCGATTGTCTTGGGGATCAGGGGCACGATGACCAGCACATTGCGCTTCTGACCCAGCCGGTAGGCCCGGTCCTCGGCCTGGCGCATCAACGCCGGCGTCCAGGGCAGCGAAGCGAAGACAACGTAGTTCGCAGCCGTCAGCGTGATGCCTACGCCGGCCGCCGAGGTGGTGCCGATGAACACCGTGACGCCTGCATCCCCTTGGAACGCATCCACGGCCTTCTGGCGCTTCGCGAGGCTGTCGCTGCCGACGAGGGCCACCGCGCGCACGCCAATCGCCTGCAGGGCCTCCTGCAGCGCCGCGACCGTGCTCATGTACTCGCAGAAGATGATGATCTTGTCGCCCTCCCCCAAGCCTTCCACCGTCTCGATCAGGAACTGCAGCTTCAGCGCTTCGAGGGCCTGGCGCAGCTTGACGATCTTGGGCATCACCATCAGGCTCATGTCGTTCCAGACATCCTGGTAGGCGCCCAATCCCTCGGCCGGCGACAGGTAGCGAACTTGACGAGTCTTCTCGCCAAGGTCTTTCAGTACGTCCTTGCTGCGCCTGAGCATCCAGCCCTTGAGCGCATCGGCAAGCCGCGCTCGCTTCTCACTGCTGCCCGCGAATTCCTTCGTGAAGTCCTTCAGCGAGAGCTTGCCGAGCCGGTGGCCAGTCATCCGCAGGAGGGTGTGCATCTCGACCTCGCGGCTCAGGAGCGGCGTGCCGGTGACCACATAGCGCCGCGGAATTCTGGCCGCAAGCAAGAACATGTTGCGTGTCCGCCCCGAGTCGTACTCTTTCAGGTAGTGCGCCTCGTCCACGGCCATGGCCGCGAAGGTCAGGTCCAGTTCTTTTACCAAGCCGCCCAGCCGCTCGTAGTTCGCCACGACCCAGCGACTACTACGCAGCGTGGCCATCCGGTCCTCTCCCACAATCCCCACCTGGTCATCGGAATGAATCATGTGGATCTCGCGCTCCCAGTTGATGCGTAGCGACGCCGGACAGACGATCAGGATTCGGCCCTCGCCAGCCATCAGCCTCAGACCCACCACGACCTGACGGCTCTTGCCCAGACCCATGTCGTCGCCGAGGCAGGCGCCCGATTGGCCCAGCAAATGCGTCACACCAACGGCCTGGTAATCACGCAGCACGCCGCGGCCAACGAGTCCCTCGAGCGCTCGTCGATCAAAGGACAGTTGCTCTTCGCGCTCCAGCTCCGTCGAGAAGTAGCCGGCACCCTCCTCTTCTTTGCCTGCTCCATCGGATCGATCCGGCGCCAGCGCCGGCACCTTGATCGTGATCTGGCTCTGACTGGGTGCGCTCAGCGTCTCGATGACGACCGGCTGCTCGTGGATGAAGATGAACTCGGGTGCGATGCCTGCCTGCTGCCCCAACCGTTGGACAATTTCCGAAGGATCCGCGCGAACCTGCCAGGCACTGGCATGTTTGTGGAAATACCCGCCCATGGCCCGCATGGCACCGAGGAAGGGTTCGTCGTACAGGCCACTGACCGCAAATCGCCCACGCTGGAGTTCGCTGCCACGCAGCGGGAATACCTGCACATCGAGCAGCTGCGTGAAGAAATCGGCCTGTGGTTCCCTGAGCGCGGCACAGATCAGCCGCCCAGCGTCCTCCAGATCCACGTACTGCCCCAAATAGGCGCGCTGCAGCGCTGCGACAACCAGGTTGGCGGCCGCGGCCCGCATGACCCACATGCGCCGGGGACCGCACCACCATCCACCCTCCTCGGCCAATGGCCGCCTGAGGCCAGGAACCGAGAGCACCTGCAGGCCGATACGCAAGCGATCGGAAACCGCTTGAACGACGAGTTCCGGTGGCTTCAGCCGGATCGGCGCCGGGACTGCCGGAAAGATCTCCGTCGCCCCTTGTCATCGGCGGCGCTCTCCGAGCGGCGCATCGCGCAGTCCGTACCTGAGTCCCCCCCCGCTACGAAGGCACCTCACCTTGCCCGCCACGATCAACTGCAGCAGCGCATGCCGGGTCACCTCCACGGGCCATCCAGTGATCCGAGTCAATGACTCCTCTCCTTCGGCGCCGTGCTGCAGCAGCTTGGCTAGCACGGCCGGTTTATCCGATCCGGCCGCGTCGATCGCCGCGGCATCCGTGTTCAGTTGGTTCATCTCGACCCCTTGTGATCTGGTTCACTGGCGACACTTCTGCGTCACAAGGCAGTCCGGCTCGGCCTGATGAGTCAGGGCGCCGCGTCTTCCAGCTCTTCCTCGCGTTGCCGCGCAGGTGCGAACTTGATTTCCTCGATCCGGGTGAGCTGCAAGGCCACGTCCTCAGCCACTACCTTGAGCACCTGGACTTCGGCACCACTGTCATCGGTGCCAGTGAACTCTCGTTCCTCACCGATGACCAAGACGCGAGCGCCCTTGCGCAGATGCTTGCAGACGTCCTGGGCCTTCTGACCGTAGATCTCGACCTCGCGCCAGAAGCCACCCACCTGTTCGACGCTGCCATCGTCCTTGCGGCCATAGCGTCCGAACATCACGCGCATGCTGGCAACGAAGAAGTCGCCATGGCCATCCTTGCGCTGGATGTACTGCCCTTCGGGCGACTTGGCCAGGTTGCCCTTGCCGATGAAAAGGTTCTGCATTCACTTCTCCCATTGGGTGCGCTTTGAGGTTGCATGCACGGCTGCACCAGTTCCGTGCCTGCGCGATGTGGAAGGACTCCTCCACTCCGATCTTGTCGAACGCTTCGGGGTCCGCCACTGGCGCGAACCGATCCGCGCTTTCATGCCGACGGCCCAAATGCCGATCTCGGATAGATGTGCGACTCCTTCGTCCGGACATGGGCGCGTATCTGCTTGATCTGTTCCCTGCTGCGGAGATGCTCGCCGTTCAGGCGGATCGCTGATCCAGATGCATCGCGCACCCAGTTCCTGACCTCGGGCGTCAGCACGCCCACGTGCTCTGCGGCGTCCTCCCATTTCAAATGACGCTTCGCTCCGCCATGCTCGCGCCATCGCAGGTGCGTATAGCCCGTCGCGGCGCGCCGATGAACCATGAGGTAGATCCCGAACCCGGCTTGCTTCGAGGCTTCGCTCAGCGCAGCCATGCGGCTCTCTACGGAATCGAGCGTGGCAAGCAGGTGTCGCAGTTCACGCAGGGTGCCCCTACCCGTAAAGGCCTTTGCGTCAACCGCTTCTTGACACCCATGCTTCGACACAGCGTCGACCGCCCAGGCCTTCGCGTTCGAACCGGCTTTCGACGCTCTGGCTACGCCGGTGTGCCTTTTCTCAACCACAAGCCCTTTCATCACCAGGCCTTTCTCATCACCGCCCTGCTGCAGCTTCATTCCAATTGGCTCCGTCCCGATTGCGGCCACCAGTTCCGCGCTCACGCTGCGGCACCCTCTTGCGTACTGCACCGAGCAGCCTCCTGCTGGCCCTCTGCATCAGCCGCCGCTTCGGCCTGGGCCAATTGCGCACCGATGCGCGTCAGCAGCAACCGGTCTTCCGCCGACACGCGACGGTGTCGGCGCGAGTGCGTCGGTTGAATGGCGCAGGTGTAGATCTGGCTCGGCACCGGGCCGAAGACTTCCGTCGCGAACCGAACCCGGTTTGCCGCAGCTTCAGCCGCTCCTTCGATGAAATCGCTGCGCGCCAGATCCTTCACCTCGTCCTGGCTGAGCCAGCGCTCGAACCGTGCCGTGTCCGTCCACACGCGACGTATCAGGCGCGTGAGTTCGTGGATGCTCTTGCGCACCTGGTCATCGCTCCGCAGGTCCTTGCGTTCCAGCGTCTTCATGAGCCGGATGAAGAAGTCGAAGTCGTTGATGGCCTGGCACACCGCGTAGCCATAGGGCGACCTGAAGCCAAGCGTCAGCTTCTGCGGCTCGGCAGATCGCACGATCGAGAGATGCAGTCCACGCTTCTGCTGATCGAGCAGCGCGGACTGCGCGGCTTCGATCTCGCGCTTCAGTCGCGCCTGGACCTCCTTCATCGAATGCTCATGCCGGACCAGTGCCCAATCGGCGAACGGGTTGTCCTTGCCGGTCATGAGCCAGAGATTGCGAAGCACCGAGCCGATGCGTTTGCCGCCGATGATGGGCGCGTGCTCGGTCCCAGGTTCGCGCCGGCGGCCGAGGAACATTCGATAGGCCTCCAGCGTATGGATCTCCAACTGGTCTGCTTCGTCGTCCACGAGCCGGCCAAGCGAGCGCATCCCGAAGGTCTCGGCGTTGTCTGCAACCGCGTCGGCGCCGAGGGTCGACTCGTACTCGCTGCGGAGCTTCTCGAGCTGGTCTTCGCGATCCACCAGCTCGATGTAGCGGTCATAGAGCGGATGCCGTTCGTCGTTCGGGTTCGTCGCGATGAAGTCGGCGAGCAACTCGCGCTCTTTATCGACCGAGTATTTGTCCGCGAACGGGGAGTTCGGATCGGTGAGGAACTCGGGCTTCCGTGTGGCCAGCCATGGCGCCGCTGCATCCGGCGTCTGAATGACCGGCTTCACCGAAGTCTTCTTTGCGGCCGTCGCCGCCTTGGCCTTGGTTGTTGCCATTACATCTCCTGTTTGTGATGTGACAGTGGGGGCGTGGTCAGTGATCGTCGTAGTCGCTGGATTGCTCCAGGTTCGACAGGATCACCTCGTTGATCTGGGCGTTGGAAGGCGGATTCGAAGCTGCTTGGCGCTTCTGCTGCGGAAGAGCGCGTTCGGTGTCCCATGCTTCGAGGAATGGAAACTCGTGCTTGCTGAGGCCCGGCAGGCGCTCTTCGAGCTCGCTGTCGAGAAGATCGAACACGGCCTCGCGGTTGACTGTGACCATCGTGGCGGTCTTGCGGTGGATGCGCACGCGAATGAGGCCGCGATCCTGTAGGCTCTTGAAAGCGCGCTGCGCCGCATTACGATCGATGGTGCCGGGCAGTTGGTCGTACGCCATACGAACCGCAGAGGTCTTGAACTCCTTTACATCGGCCCGCTCTTTGATCAAGATCCAGAGCACGGCGGCGTCTGCGAAGTGCTTCAGTCGAAGCACGAGTTCGATGAACAGTTCATTGCCCTTCATGTCGTTTCTCCCTGAGAATTGATTTGTGTGACCTGGGATATCGGTCCAGGTGGCTCAACATGAGTTACGTGGCACGGCGTGCCGTGTGACTCAAAGCGAGTTACATGACACGCTCCAATGTCACGTAACCCGTTTTGGCCCACATGGCACGCCGTGCCGTGTGCCCCGTTTTGTCCCACGTGCCACGTAGCCCGATTTGTCCAAGGGCGAGTTCGAGTAGTTGTCTGGCCATCACCGCTTCCCCACGAAGTGCTTGCGCAGGCCTTGAAGCTGCGCGAGATGGCGCTGGACGACCTCGGGATCGGCAGGCGCGATTGCCTCGCGCGTGGCCCGAGGCTGCGACCTTCCATCGATTGATGCCTGGATCTGCGCCTGGATCGCTTGCCGCTGCCGGCGCTCCGCCGCCACCTGCTCGGCCAGCGCGAGCACCGTGCCCGCCTTGACGCCGCGAGCCAGGCCGCGTAGCCAACCGGCAGGGTTGTGAATCGTCTTGCCCGCGATCCTCGCCTGCCCCTCCAGTTCATCGAGCATCGGCTGCCGCCATTGCGGTTCGACCTGCTGGAGGACGTGGCGAACGCCGGGAAGCATCTGCGCCGTGAGGCATTGAGGGAGATTCAGATCGTCGAGGTCGCTGGCGCCGAGTGAATCTGCAGAGAAAGCTGCTGAACGACGACGACATCCGACCTGTGCATCGCCGGACCCACCCACAGTCCGGCTCGCGTGCGTGTTTGTCGTCGTGTTTGGAATACTTGTTTGCTTTATATAGTTTGGCGCTTTGGGCAATCCAAGTTTGGCGCTTTGGGCAGAAATAGCCGCTTCCAGTTTGGCGCTTTGGGCAACGTGAGGCGCTTCGAGATTGGCGCTTTGGGCAATGCTGGCGCGGGTTTGCGAGGCGTTCGCGATGGCAGCGACGTCGACACTGGATTCCACGGCGCCCCCCGCAAGTTGCTGGAATCCTGCAACTGGGACGCTCGCTGCGACGGCGCGCGGCGCGATCAGCGAGGCGATGAGATGCATCGGGCTGCACGCCGCCAGCACACCTGCTCCGCCGTTGGACGGCAACGCTGCACCCATCGGCAACTGCGGTTGGTTGATCATGGGGAGCAGCGGGCCGCGCTTCGCCCCGGGGTGCGCCAATCTGCGCTCGAGGGATACGTCGCTGGGTTTCGACAGACTGACTGTCGACGCTCCTTTGGCTCGCGGCAGCGGCTGGATGGCCTGCCCCCGGATGCAGGCCAGGATCGCATCGACGTTGAGCCGGATCAGCGATGGACCGGCCTCGATGATCAGTCCAGACTTGCGGAGCCGGTCGCGTGCTGCCCGCTGAACCTTCGGCGTCAGGCGCAATGCCTCACTGACCGCTTCCTGAGGGACATGAATGCAGTCCCCGCGCAGTTGCCTTTTCAGGATGGCAAGTCGTTGCTGGCGCAGGATGAATGACAGGTAGAGCCCGCTGGCTGCGTTGCCCGCGAGATCGGCCAATGGTCGATAGAAGCTCACGCTCCGTTCGAACCAGGACCACGCGGCGTCCACCGTCAAAGTCCGTGCGTCGACGACCTCAAGGGCTTGGCCGAGCACGTTGAGGTTCAGCAGGTAGTGGATGACCGCCGGTCGTCCGGCGAGCCTCTCCTGCAACAGGCCGCGCCTCCCCAGCAGCTCGCGAACGGTCTCCTGTTCGCGACGACTGAGCGTCGTGGCTTGCGTGATCTCACGAGCGGACAGATGGAACCAGCCCTGCCGCTGCGGATTGTTCCGCACACTGTGTCGAGTCCAGTAGAGGCAGATGCCGATGAACAGTGCAGCGCGATGGCCGAACCGATGCGCGAGCGCTGGATGGAACGGCACGTAGCCGCGTTCGTTGAGATGCTGCAGCGCCAGCTCGCTGGCGCGAGAGACATTGGCATCAGAGGGACCCGGCGAATCGCCTGGGCCCGATCGCTCTGGCGCCGAGTGCGAAGAGAGGGAAGCAGCGTGCCCCACGTCAACGGGCCCGGCCATGCGTTCTCGGTGCGCGGTGCGCGGACTCGGCGGCACGCGCCTGCACGAGAGCTCGGTGCAGCGGCGCTGCTTGCGCGGTCATCCTTTCGCGAAGCCGGCCCATGTGGATCGTGTAGCTGACCGTCCTCCCGCGTGTGCCGTCCTCGCTCAGAAGACCGGCGTCGACGAGCTGGCGGCGGCAAGTGGCCTGCTGCGCACGGGTGATGCCGGTCGCATGCTCGCACTCCAGGCCAGACATGCAAAAGCGATATGCATCCGCATCGGCAGTAGCCCGGCCTGCACGAACCAGCGCTGGCAACCTGTCGAGGACATAGGAGAGCCAAAGCGCGCTCAGGACGTTGCCGGTCAGGTCCACATAGCCGCGGTTGAAGGCGATCGTCTCCTGACCGAACCAGTGAAGCAGCCGCGCCTCGTCCCAGAGTGCTTCATCCGAAGGCGGCAATTCGGCACTTGCGCCGGACATCGAGTTGCCGTCGCGCGGCGCTCTTGCGTCGCGAGCAGGTCTGCTGGCGCTATTGGGCTGCATGATTTCCTCCAACCAGGCCGGCCTGGTGGAATGCGGTCATCGGAAAGACGCTCACGCAAGCTGCTGTGCTGTTGCGCCGGGCGCGTCGATCGACTCGTTCTCTCACCGGATCGAACTCGGTGACGACGCTGTACAGCGTGTCGATCGTCATGTCCGGATATTGCTTGTGGAGCAGGAAGATCCGTCGTCGACGGGATTCCCTCGATTCGTCGGGGTGGGCCTTGAGGATCTCCGTCCAGGCGCGATGGACGGCTTCGCGGACTGCGTGATCGCGTGGAAGCGGAGGCCGTCCGACGTTGCCTCCGCCCGGAAGAAGCACCCGGCGCATTTGCGCTACGGACTCGATCGACATCTTCCACAGCTCGGTCACCATCGTGCGATTCGCGCCATGGCGTATGAAGTACTCGCACATCTCCTGGTCTTCACGCACCAGTTGGAGCTTGTGGAGCTCGGCGGCGAGTTCGCGGGACGAAAACGTGAGGCGGATGGACTTGAGCCTCGAGGCTGTCTCTCGAATGTCACGTGCCTTGGCATTGCGCAGGGTGTCCAGCAGCACCGGATCGCAGCCCTGCTCCAGCAGCAGATCGAGCCCACTGGCCGTGTCGATGATCTTGACGACCTCGCTGAGCATCGCGGCGATGAGGGCAGAGTCGTTAACGTTGACTGAAATCATTCTTTTTCTCCCTGATGAAGCCAGTGGGCCAACCCGTGGGCTATCCCAATTCGAGA
This region includes:
- a CDS encoding STY4526/YPO1902 family pathogenicity island replication protein, which encodes MKRKPAVSNWDSPRVGPLASSGRKRMISVNVNDSALIAAMLSEVVKIIDTASGLDLLLEQGCDPVLLDTLRNAKARDIRETASRLKSIRLTFSSRELAAELHKLQLVREDQEMCEYFIRHGANRTMVTELWKMSIESVAQMRRVLLPGGGNVGRPPLPRDHAVREAVHRAWTEILKAHPDESRESRRRRIFLLHKQYPDMTIDTLYSVVTEFDPVRERVDRRARRNSTAACVSVFPMTAFHQAGLVGGNHAAQ
- a CDS encoding PFL_4669 family integrating conjugative element protein, which translates into the protein MATTKAKAATAAKKTSVKPVIQTPDAAAPWLATRKPEFLTDPNSPFADKYSVDKERELLADFIATNPNDERHPLYDRYIELVDREDQLEKLRSEYESTLGADAVADNAETFGMRSLGRLVDDEADQLEIHTLEAYRMFLGRRREPGTEHAPIIGGKRIGSVLRNLWLMTGKDNPFADWALVRHEHSMKEVQARLKREIEAAQSALLDQQKRGLHLSIVRSAEPQKLTLGFRSPYGYAVCQAINDFDFFIRLMKTLERKDLRSDDQVRKSIHELTRLIRRVWTDTARFERWLSQDEVKDLARSDFIEGAAEAAANRVRFATEVFGPVPSQIYTCAIQPTHSRRHRRVSAEDRLLLTRIGAQLAQAEAAADAEGQQEAARCSTQEGAAA
- a CDS encoding single-stranded DNA-binding protein, with amino-acid sequence MQNLFIGKGNLAKSPEGQYIQRKDGHGDFFVASMRVMFGRYGRKDDGSVEQVGGFWREVEIYGQKAQDVCKHLRKGARVLVIGEEREFTGTDDSGAEVQVLKVVAEDVALQLTRIEEIKFAPARQREEELEDAAP
- a CDS encoding DEAD/DEAH box helicase, translated to MRAAAANLVVAALQRAYLGQYVDLEDAGRLICAALREPQADFFTQLLDVQVFPLRGSELQRGRFAVSGLYDEPFLGAMRAMGGYFHKHASAWQVRADPSEIVQRLGQQAGIAPEFIFIHEQPVVIETLSAPSQSQITIKVPALAPDRSDGAGKEEEGAGYFSTELEREEQLSFDRRALEGLVGRGVLRDYQAVGVTHLLGQSGACLGDDMGLGKSRQVVVGLRLMAGEGRILIVCPASLRINWEREIHMIHSDDQVGIVGEDRMATLRSSRWVVANYERLGGLVKELDLTFAAMAVDEAHYLKEYDSGRTRNMFLLAARIPRRYVVTGTPLLSREVEMHTLLRMTGHRLGKLSLKDFTKEFAGSSEKRARLADALKGWMLRRSKDVLKDLGEKTRQVRYLSPAEGLGAYQDVWNDMSLMVMPKIVKLRQALEALKLQFLIETVEGLGEGDKIIIFCEYMSTVAALQEALQAIGVRAVALVGSDSLAKRQKAVDAFQGDAGVTVFIGTTSAAGVGITLTAANYVVFASLPWTPALMRQAEDRAYRLGQKRNVLVIVPLIPKTIDARVWELLQSKRETEVEVVEAVKVVLPTL